Proteins encoded together in one Amblyraja radiata isolate CabotCenter1 chromosome 11, sAmbRad1.1.pri, whole genome shotgun sequence window:
- the LOC116978239 gene encoding gamma-aminobutyric acid receptor subunit alpha-1-like: protein MERGAALARCISPTLCLLLLLNAAIRPSLQMSEEAKNNITIFTRILDSLLDGYDNRLRPGLGERITRVKTDIYVTSFGPVSDTDMEYTIDVFFRQSWEDERLKFKGPMTILRLNNLMASRIWTPDTFFHNGKKSVAHNMTMPNKLLRITDDGTLLYTMRLTVRAECPMHLEDFPMDAHACPLKFGSYAYTISEVVYTWTHGASQSVVVAEDGSRLNQYDLMGQSVGKLIIKSSTGEYVVMTAHFHLKRKIGYFVIQTYLPCIMTVILSQVSFWLNRESVPARTVFGVTTVLTMTTLSISARNSLPKVAYATALDWFIAVCYAFVFSALIEFATVNYFTKRSWAWDGKSLVPEKKKEKEREALLKKNNTYTATSANFVPNIAKDAGLATISKSAAVESKEPKLEQKPPEPVKTFNSVSKIDRLARIAFPLMFGIFNLVYWATYLNREPVIKGDEEHN, encoded by the exons CCTTCAGATGTCGGAGGAAGCCAAGAACAACATAACAATCTTCACCAGGATCTTGGACAGTCTTCTAGACGGATATGATAACCGCTTGAGACCAGGACTGGGAG AGCGCATAACAAGAGTCAAGACGGATATCTACGTAACAAGTTTTGGGCCGGTTTCAGACACAGACATG GAATACACAATAGACGTGTTTTTTCGTCAGAGCTGGGAGGATGAGAGGTTGAAATTCAAAGGGCCCATGACCATCCTACGTTTAAATAATTTGATGGCCAGCAGAATATGGACCCCAGATACCTTCTTCCACAATGGGAAGAAATCAGTGGCTCACAACATGACCATGCCCAACAAACTGCTGCGGATAACTGACGATGGAACACTTTTATACACAATGAG GTTGACAGTTCGTGCGGAGtgtccaatgcatttggaagattTCCCCATGGATGCCCATGCATGTCCTCTGAAGTTTGGCAGTT ATGCCTACACAATATCGGAGGTGGTGTATACATGGACACATGGAGCTTCTCAATCAGTGGTTGTGGCTGAAGATGGTTCTCGACTCAATCAATATGATTTAATGGGACAAAGTGTCGGCAAACTCATTATCAAATCTAGTACAG GTGAATATGTGGTTATGACTGCTCACTTTCACTTGAAAAGAAAAATTGGTTACTTCGTAATTCAGACGTACTTGCCGTGCATTATGACAGTCATTCTCTCACAAGTATCATTCTGGTTAAATAGGGAATCTGTCCCTGCAAGAACTGTCTTTG GAGTCACCACTGTATTGACAATGACTACGTTAAGTATCAGTGCCAGGAACTCACTCCCAAAAGTTGCCTATGCAACTGCCCTGGACTGGTTCATCGCCGTTTGTTATGCCTTTGTGTTTTCCGCATTGATTGAATTTGCCACCGTGAACTACTTCACAAAGCGGAGCTGGGCCTGGGACGGCAAAAGCTTAGTTCCTGAAAAG aaaaaggaaaaagaaagAGAGGCTCTTTTGAAGAAGAACAACACGTACACAGCAACATCGGCgaactttgtcccaaatattgcgAAGGACGCAGGTTTAGCGACCATTTCGAAAAGTGCTGCTGTGGAGTCCAAAGAGCCGAAACTAGAACAAAAGCCTCCAGAACCTGTGAAGACTTTCAACAGCGTTAGTAAAATTGATAGATTAGCCAGAATAGCATTCCCATTAATGTTTGGTATTTTCAACCTGGTTTATTGGGCAACTTACTTGAATAGGGAGCCAGTAATCAAAGGTGACGAAGAACATAACTAG